Part of the Oncorhynchus kisutch isolate 150728-3 linkage group LG2, Okis_V2, whole genome shotgun sequence genome, TAGGTCTGAGATAAGGAGACGGGCGGCCATCTTGGAAAGTCACTATACATTTTTGTTCACATAAGGTTCTGAGAACCTTATGTTTCTTAGAGCTcggtgagagtgtggttgtcctatggttattatgcatacaaccttcccacaactttctgggaatggtgcaggatagttgctttgaaacattctcagcacatttaagaaaCTTAacaaaaaatgttattttcttggtgtttcattactttaacagaacgtttcctaaaagGAAGGCCCGAAATTACAAAAATGAATAGCTTTGTATAAgtaaaaaaacatggcatgcAAGCTCCATCCTGGTAGTGCAGTGGACTTATTCCATGGCTGaagaacagaagatcataggtttgaatctcactgacgcTGTGCCACAATAAACAATTTATATGTTtacatgattaatgcctaagcaaattaatttccatgtgtcctatctgtgcttggagttcaaaacaaTGGTTCTAAGCTAGCAGTCTTATTGGAACTCGGAAcgttatttaattaccttcaaataacctatcatttccgttctcagaacattaataaACTTTCAGGAAACTATAGTATAATGTTCTCAGAACCTAAAAATGAACGTTTCCAGAACAGGAAAAATGATCACTTCAAATCTCAGAACGTGTTAAATACATTCTGCGTTACTGGTCAGGAAAtgtatggcttcgttcccagaaACAATGGGAACCCAAAAACGcacattcccacaacttccaaggtaTTATAGTATGATGAGGTTCCGTGCTGACAGGTCTCTTTAGTTCATTGGATTAGGTCAGGGATATTGAACTCTTTAAAAGGGTTAAGTCGCTGGCTCTTGTGATGTGATGTGGGGCCAAGGGCAGTCCTTGAATGTGAATCGACATAGCGGAATTCAGTCCTTGACAGTGATAAATGCATCGAGCCATGCCAAGTGTGAGAatgtgtgaatttgaccatttctGATGAATACTGTTCCATTGTTTTGCAAGATCACCAGTTTATTAGAGGCAACATCTTTGGTTCTCACAGAATGTTCTCCAGAATTGTACAGAAGTTGTCGACTCATCTTGACAACTCCACTTATTGTTCTTATCTAAGTGTCTTCACCTTAAGCTCTCTAGGGTAGCTTGAGCTTGTCTGGTCAAATTAATGAAAAGTGACGATCATGAAAACATTCAAACCCTGAGGTAATAGCCCCAGATAAAGAGACATAGCAAAAACCTAGAGTTACTGGAGCTAGCAGACCTTCTAattctaaccccctccctctgcctctattTGCGCCCCCACAGGCCATTGAGTGCATTACACAGGGCCGGGAGCTGGAGAGACCACGAACTTGCCCCAAGGAGGTACACGGCCTGATGCAGGGCTGCTGGCAGAGGGAGCCCCAGCAGAGACTGGTCATCAAGGACATCCACAGCCGCCTCCTGGCCCTGGTTAAGAGCCCCCCTATCTATCTGGACATCCTGGGGTAGAGGCTAGGAGTTCTGTGGCTGAGGCAGTGTCCAGGCAAGGGGAAGTAGGGGAACTTACGGTCAGGAATGACGGGTATTGGGAAGGGGTGGAAGTCAGGTAAAGGACTGTGCTATGGCAATCCTGAACCTAAGCATTGCTGTCATTTACGTCTATGGATCTTAACCACACCGACACCCCCTCTGATTGGATATTTGGTCAGGTTGGACTTTGCTAGGATCTGTTCTGATAGGGACCATTGGGTTGGGAAGGGAGTAAGGTGAAGTTGCTTCTAGATGCTGATATTGGGTATATTTCTGGTCACTAATGGTTACAgataggattgggggaggggaagctgatcccagatctgtacctcggaGAAACTTTACCCTGGAGCGATGGGAAGACTATGGGGATGGGGGTTACTTCCTACTTCCTGGTCCATGCTGCTTCAGCTCGCCTCGTCTCACGACGACCCAGCCCCAACTCTGTTTGCCGCTGGCTGGGAGCGGGAGGAAGAAGATGAGCCAGCGAAGACCTGTGTTTACTGTGAGTGTTTTATTGTGTAACTGAAAGGGTGTCGTCCTGATGAATGGTTTTGCATGATTGGAGAAATCCAgactatacagtgcctttgggaatgcattcagcccccttgactttttccacatgttacattacagccttattctaaaatgtattaaatagtccctcagtctacacacaataccccataatgacaaagcaaaaataggttttcgggaactttttgcaaatgtattacaaataaaaaactgaaatatacatttgcttaagtattcagactctttactctgtactttgttgaagcacctttggcagcgattacagcattgagtcttcttgggtatgatgctacaagcatatttggggagtttctcccattcttctctgcatatcctctcaagatctgtcaggttggatggggagcattgctgcacagctattttcaggtctctccagtgatgttcgattgggttcaagtccgggctctcaaggacattcagagactcgtcccaaattcactcctgcgttgtcttggctgtgtggttagggttgttgtcctgttggaaggtgaaccttcgcctcagtctgaggtcctgagtactctggagcaggtttgcaTTAAGGATCCcattgtactttgctccattcatctttgcctcaaccctgacaagtttcccagtccctgccgctgcaaaacatccccatagcagaatgctgccaccatcatgcttcgccgtagggatggtgccagttttcctccagttgtgatgcttggcattcaggccaaagagttcaatcttggtttcatcagaccagagaatctggtttcttatggtctgagagtctttaggtgccttttggcaaactccaaacgggctgtcatgttccttttactgaggagtggcttccgtctgacaactctaccataaaggcctgattggtggagtgctgtagagatggttgtccttctggaaggttctcccatctccacagaggaactcttgagctctgtcagagtaaacatcgggttcttggtcacctccctgaccaaggcccttctcccctgattgctcagttggccgggtggccagttctaggaagagccttggtggttctaaacttcttccatttaagaatgatggagaccactgtgttcttggaccttcaatgttgtagaaatgttttggtacccttccccagatctgtgcctcgacacaatcctgtctctgagttcaattccttcgacctcatggcttggtttttgttcagaCATGCATCgtcaaccttatatagacaggtgtgtgcctttccaaattgtAGAAtccaatcaacttgtagaaacatctcaaggatgttcaatggaaacaggatgcacctgagctcaatttcgagtctcatagcaaagggtctgaatacttatgtaaaaaaaaagtatttctgttttacatttttcatacatttgcaaaaaaaaaaaaaaaatgttttcgcttcgtcattatggggtattgtgtgtaaattgttgggaatttgtatttatttaatcaattttagatcaaggctgtaacgtaacaaaatgtggaaaaagtcaaggggtctgaatactttccgggaTTTACTGTTGCCTGAGAATATGGAAAAGTTGAATTACTTTAGTGAAGTTTAAGGGGCTCAGTGATTTTCAACCCCGAGCATACTTTTCATAGGCGAAATTTCAAACATTCTTCTACAATTTTGATAATAAGAGCTTTACCATTATAACCATTCTGTATTGTAACAGTAAGAAGCCATCTTTCCATTTTCAAGCTGTGTGATATAATCTGCAGGAGTGAAAGTGATTTCAAGAGAGGCCTATTGTGCCAAGTCAATTGCACTAATCAGAACGCTTTCTATTGTTAGGCAGTTATGTCAGATCTATCATTTTTCATATGCATAGCCCAGACCATAGTAAAGAAACTGCATACAAAGTCTGTGTTCTTCATGGCTGTCACTTGCATTCTATTGGGATATCAATTATCAATTAGCATTTTGCAATATGAACTAAAAGTAAatggtcatgtgtgtgtgtgtgtgtgcgcgcgcaatGGTAAGTTTGACCGGACGTCGTCTACTGTCGATATTGTTCACTACACAGTTGGTTATAGCAAAAGGAATACAGTACAATGTTTTGCATCTCTCCGCCTACTAATTCAAATCCGAATGTACAATATTATATTTACAAACATTATATAGTAGAGTTGTATAGTTATTCTTTTGACTTAATTCATTATTTATCTAATGTATTACTCTGTTTAAAATGTCTTACTGTGTATTCAATCCTTTTCTGTCAGTGGACAAAACAAAGACGACTAATTGTAAAATAGGAATATTTTTGAAAAAACAGCGGGGGAACTTCTACTAAAGGGCAGGAAGGTGTTTTTCCTGACATGCTATTCTTAAATGTTTTGCATTGAAATACCGTAGAATGATTTCTCTGTCCAAGGCCAGTGAGTATACTCCAAATAAAAACATGTGTACGCAGTGCAAGATTATAGCTCATCGGTTCAGGTACAGTTACATAGCTTTCATAGGAAATAGCCAGGTTAACATGCCTTATAGTGACCCCCAAAGCATTTAACATCAAAGCAAGCTGCTGAAATCCAGGAAGGGACAAGATGGTTGAGAGAGATTCATGCGAAATGGTTTCACATGTAACAGATGGATAACAATGATCGAGCCTTCAGGAGGAGAGTGACAGATGGAGTTGAAATAGAGACCATGATACAACCTATAGACCACAACAAGGTCTACTCCTCCTTTTAACATTTCATCTTGAAAATAAAAGCAGGCGTTTTACAAGACTAGTAAAACAATTGGGACACCTTTGAATGTAAATATGTAAATCTACTTTATTGATGTTTAAAAAATTGTCATGTTCAAATATTGTTACCCCAGCACTTTGTATATCGTCTGCCCACGAATAAAACAACCATCTGGTTCAAGAGGTCAGTTTCCAATTGTATACCATCTTACAGTACATATTTTTAAATGCTTCTGAGGATGAACAAATATAGACTAATTGTACCTACACGTTTTAGCCTGCAAAAGCATCTTTCATTGTGTGGGGGTCCGTAATCAATTACCTGAATTACACACAGCAGTACTTTCTCACTGGAAGTCTCACCACACACATCAGTTACTGGaagaatacagttttatattACCTTACATCACcccccaaacaaacaaacacactttgGATATATTACAGCAGCCTCTCTTCACCTgacactttttttctctctccctcccttttctccaCATCCACTCCCTTAGGAGTGATAATGGGTTGTGAGTAATGTTATATCgctggctctctccctctctttagtgTATTGGAAATGAAAACACTTGCTAGGAAACAGTGGTCCAGCATGAGCCTATCACGTCTTGTAAGACGGGACTATACCTTCAACCCCGCTATAGAGATATACTTTCCACTGCCCATCTCCTTCCAGGGCTGGAGCCAAGCGAGTCTGGCCTCGACTATCTCAACTCCCTCATTAACACTCCTCCCCTTTTAAGACCCTTAGAGAGGAGTGATAGAGAGACTCTATTCCCCATCTGAAGTGCACAGACCAAGATCTCAGCATCTTCCTCATTGACAGATAGAAAATAAGAACCTCAAATTGCCTCAAAACAAGATAAGCAACATTTTATTGTATGTTACCACAATTTGGTAGAATGTGGCAAAAATAACTATATTTTCCACTCTCTTAGATGAGGTGGGCTAAGCTTGGCAACAAGAGATTCGCAACATACTTGTTGGCTACACAAGCAAAACAATTATCCTTGTACAATCATGCCCCCTACTGCACACATTCATACATACACCAATACGTTGTTCCGTCTTGCAGTAGAACAGTGGTTGTTTTACAGTAGATCATTGCTCAGTGAAAGGTTGTCACCTAGTGTATTTGAAAATAACTGCAGTACTCCCCTATGTGACCCAACATTTCAACTGATACAGTTGTTATACACAGTTGACAGACAAACACATTAATGCTGTCAAATATGTGGTAAGTCATTTTTATTAGAGAAATTATTCCGGTGACGAATACACTCTAATAAGGCAGCATTGATACAATTTTAGTAACAaggaaatgtttttaaaaaagtgTTTTCCCCCAGGAACTATATTAAGTTCtccacacaaaacacagaacatatGCTAAattaaaataaaggtttaattaAAGGTTGTAAGAAAGGACAATGAGCACAGACATTCATTCAAACCGCTTCTTTCCTCTTTGCTAAAACCTAGCACTCTTCAGGAGTCACTGGAAGTTCATTGGTGTGTGGTTCTCTGTGTCATCCAACCAAATCTTTGCATAGCTCCCTATTTTACTTACTGTAACATGTCATTCAATATGAACACACTTTGAGAAATCCTCATTGTAGCTTCATGAAAGGGATCGCTGTAAACAAACAGACGCATTTGAACTAATAGGTCATCACTTTTTTCCAGCGATAATCTAGTTAAAAATCGAAAGTAGATTTCAATGACAAAAGCATGACAGAATGTTTAGAAATTTAGTTGAGCATTCAAATATTCAAAAACTTAAAAGGACAATAGGTTATATGCACCAACTGCAGATATATTCAGCACTACAATATGTCAATTCAGATACAGTTATGGTCGATATGGTCGGCCACACGCTAGTCACAACCCACTTCCAAGAAACAAGTCGTAAGACGATGAAAGCACCATACCAAAATCAATAGTGGAAAACTGAGTAGTATAATGATGAAAAGGGCAAATATAtaggtctatctgtgttcaataaacTAACCCCtggaaacaattttttttttcaaacaatAGGGCACTCGTTGGAGTAAAATgaggtgtgtctttgtgtgtatgtgcgcgtgtgtgtgcctaCACTGCCTGTACACTCTGCTCGACCTGCAACACAGTCCATTTccctcactgatcaccatatcaCTTTCTATTCCCTCATAACCACCCAAAGCCTTTAGGGGAGACTGAGGTTGGTTGTCACACGTTTTACTCTGGTGTGTATATGTAACAAGACTCCTTCACCATGAATAGAAAGACCAAGGTCTTGGGTTGAAATAGGGATCCTATTAGTATGTCTTATTCCAACATGGAGTAATAAGCCATCAAACACACTCTGTCCACTTGTGACAACCAGCCCCATCGCAGGGTTGGTTGTCACACAGTATAAGgttcacaggaggttggtagcaccttaattggggaggacgggctcgtggtaatggttggagtggaatcagtggaatggtatcaaatatatcaaatGCATAGTTTACATGCGGTTGatgtcattccatttgctctgttctaGCCATTATTATGCGCCGTCCACCCCTAGGCAGACTCCACTGATGGGGTTGGTGGTCACAATGTTGGCTAGTAGTTCTTTCCATTTGTAACAGGAAATTAATCAATATAGTATACAGCATCTTAGAAATAGCCATGCCTTTCTTTGACCGAATGATATTCCTAGCAAAATTCATCATTTTATGCCTTAGAAGAACATATGACATTTTGAGTcaatttgtgtgtgcgtgtgtttgcacACACATGTGTACATGTGTCGGTGTGTGACAGAAAAAGTGTTTGGGAGAGAAAGGCAACAAACCCAGATAGCAGAGAAACCTCTGGCCAATGGATGTACACGCTATGAATAGGGAGATGCAGTTTAGACATGGTTTGCTAATTGGCATCTCACAGATGTTTTTAGACTACATAAACTATGTAGAACtgcagaatgtactgtatatgtcggCCAGGCATTCATATTCTATTTTGATGTCTCTGCAACATCTTCCCAATgtgcaagtttacatacaccttagccaaatacatttaaactcagtttgtcacaattcctgacatttaatcctagtaaaaattctctgtcttaggtcagtcaggatcaccactttattttaagaatgtgaaatgtcagaataatagtagagataatgatttatttcagcttttattactttTATCACAtacccagtgggccagaagtttacatgcactcaattagtatttggtagcattgcctttaaattgtttaacttgggtcaaacactttaggtagccttccacaagcttcccacaataagttgggtgaattttgtcccattccttctgacagagctggtgtaactgagtcaggtttgtaggcctccttgttcgcacacactttttcagttctgcccacagattttctataggattgaggtcagggctttgtgatggccattccaataccttgactctgttgtccttaagccatttttccacaactttggaagtatgcttggggtcattgttcatttgaagACACATTTGTGAcggagctttaacttcctgactgatgtcttgagatgtttcttcaatacgTCTACAATTTTcaaccctcatgatgccatctattttgtgaagtgcaccagtccctcctgcagcaaagcacccccacaacatgatgctgccacccccatgcttcacggttgggatggtgttctttggcttgcaagcctcccccttttcctccaaacataacgatggtcattatggccaaacagttctatttttgtttcatcagaccagaggacatttctccaaaaagtacaatctttgtccccatgtgcagttgcaaaccgtagtctggcttttttatggcagttttggagcagtggcttcttccttgctgagcagcctttcaggttatgtcaatataggacttgttttactgtggatatagatacttttgtacttgtttcctccagcatcttaacaaggttctttgctgttgttctggaattgatttgcacttttcgcaccaaagtacgttcatctctaggagacagaatgcgtctccttcttgagcggtatggcggctgcgtggccccatggtgtttatatttgggtactattgtttgtacatatgaaagtggtaccttcaggcatttggaaattgctcccaaggatgagtcagacttgtggaggaccacaatttattttctgaggtcttggctgatttcttttgattttcccatgatgtcaagcaaagaggcactgagtttgaagataggccttgaaatacatccacaggtacatctccaattgactcaaatgatgtcaattagcctatcaaaagcttctaaagccatgacataattttctggaattttccaagctgtttaaaggcacagtcaacgtagtgtatgtaaacttctgacccactggaattgtgatacagtgaagtataagagaaataatttgtctgtcaacaattgttgggaaaattacatgtttcatgcacaaagtagatgtcctattagacttgccaaaactatagtttgttaacagaaaatgtgtggaatggttgaaaaacgagttttaatgacttcaactgtatattattccCAACACATTTTGATATGCCGGCCAAAGGTGTTCAGGTTTATTGGGACGGAAGGTTTATAGCAACAGCACCCAATGCTAATTACGATGATAGTTACCACATGGGTGTGGAATGTAGCTCTCcctataatatttttttttacatgtatacTCCCATAAttcaaacatttatttaaaaaaatactgacatcttttttatatatttttttactttcatCTATGAAAACAAATCCCCTCACTTCAATGCTTTGTTATGATGACATAAATTAACCAGATGGATTAGTTCTTTCAAAGAATTCACACATTTTAATCTAAAAATGATTACACAGTGCCCTCTAGTTTTGGAGTTATAAGCACTGTGACAACCAACCCTGGTCTCCCCTACATACTGGACACAGAGCTACATGATAAAATAATGACATGTGTGTTAGGTCTAGCGTGGTACATGTAAGTGCTATTATGTCAAGAAATGATTATATGATGTTGGGGATGTAATTAATCATTTTTCCTCATctaaaacatttacaaaaataataatgtaAATATGCAGGTAATTCCCAGAaaaaaggaaacacttgagtaaatgagggatacaaagtatgtTGAAAGcatgtgcttccacacaggtgtggttcctgagttaattaagcacttaatatcccatcatgcttagggtcatgtataaaaatgcccagtttcccattattttggctaccatagcTAGAAGAGAtttcagtgactttgaaagaggggtctcaaaggagcataagggttttaaagggtgtgtgtgtgtgtgtgtgtgtgtctctccgtcaccagatctcaacccaattgaacacttatgggagaatCTGGAGCGGTACCtaagacagtgttttccaccaccatcaacggTGTCgcgtccctccaatagagttccagacacttgtagaaacTATGCCAAGGCATAGAAGCTGTTCTGGAAGCTCGTGGTGGTCCTTTATTTTGGCTGTACATTACCTGTACATATGCTTCACACTTTACAACTGAACAGAAACAGTAGGTGCTGTTATATATACTACAAGGAATAAATACTCAAGAGATACCACACTCTTTTTCGAGGATACATGTAAACAATAGCCACTGACAATGTTATATCAGCATGGGGTGAGCGGTGTATTGGTTTGCCATAAACCTGCAATGACCACCACGATACCACATGAATACGACAGTGCCAAGACCCTTTGACCTCCACTGACCACATCCCCATTCCTGGGAGGTGAGGTGACATCACTCATTCAGTTCTGTTCTGCACCATCATCTAAGATTTCTTCCATCAGATAGCTGTTATAAACAAGGTCATTTGGAATGTCCTATCTCCCTAAAACATGTGTATGTTTTAGGGTGAATTTCAGTAATTCTCTGACATTTAAACAGCAcgtagtgtttaaaaaaaatgcatcCAATGACCATTACTGTATGTTGTAGAAGTAAAAAATAAGAGTACTCCAAAGAACAATTCAAGTGACTGGGCATTCACAGGAACACAAACTGCGAAGAACCATGAAGTTTCCATGGAAACGTACCTCTGTAAAATGTCACCTGTTTTTTAATCATAGACATGGTACAGTGCTGTAGCTTTCAGGTAcacacttagaaaaaaagggttccaaaagggttcttcgtctgtccccataggagaaacctttttggtttcaggtagaaccctttttgactCCAgatagaactattttgggttctatgtagaaccctctgtggaaagggttctacaaggaactcaaaagggttctagctggaaccaaaaagggttctcctatgggggcagtcgaagaacccttttaggtccTCGATAGCACCTTTTTTAGTGTAGACGTTTAGAGAAGGTTAATCTGAATGAGTACTACACTGGTCTATAAATCTATTAAAGTCATAGTGGAGATTTAAATGAGATGGTATTGAATATTAAATCAAAATGGTGGAATCATACTAAGTAGTCCAGTTAGTGAGAGTACAGATTATTTTAGAAGTCATGAGAATCATGTAATGGATAGTCATAATTTATATTAAATATGGATTTTGAGATGTTCTAATAATGGCTTACAAATATATAGGACATTTCAAAAACAGTAGCTAAATACTTATATATTAATATGAAAATTCCCTACAAATTTACAGTTAAAGATTTTTCCAGTTTGAGATTTACACGAACCAGAAATAATATTTACAAGTACTTAGGTAACATTTgggtcaatatatatatatagaaaaagGCACTTTTATGTGTTGTTAGACATCACATATGCTTCATACAACCCAGATCCTTTCAAGTATAAGTGAAAAGAAGTTGGCATATGATACTTTAACTCAAAATACCTCCAAATCTTTAACATTATACAATGATACTGAATAACTGAAAGGCTTCATAGAAATAGCTGGGTATTCGGCTTCAAACAGTGAACACATTAATAAACTCCTAAACAAACCTTATAATGACGTTAGATTAACATGTAGAAAAACCATCCTGTGATAATAATCCAATGGGTTTATACAAATAATACCTGGTTTTAAAAGGTATAATATAACTTCTTATGGTTCTTATTTCCAAAGTTCACGACTGGTAGAATGATTTAGCCAAACCTTTTCATTTGAACATACTGGTTGGTCACTGGTTGTGGGGAGTGTCACTGTTCCTTGCGTTTCGTGGGTGGCGTCAGTGGGTGGTTGGCACTGTGGTGAGGGTTCCACAGCAGAGGTGCACTGAAGATGCCAATGATGCCTAGGTTGAGGATGATGCCGAGGGCCAGTGCCCCCAGGGTACTCAGGAAGGAGGGTACGGCCGCCTGGGCGATGAGCCACGCCCTGCGTGAGGTCATATCTGCTAGCACCGCCTCCATCTGGAAGTGGGTACCCACCACGGCACAGATGTGGAAAAGCTGGTGACTGTgacctgagagaggagagatcaatGAGAGAGAGTCATTAGAAATACTTGAATTTGATCATACTGCAGTGAGCAAGGATTTACCAGGTTTGCTCAAAGAATTGTCACTGTTCAAATATTTGCCTACAGTACCATAATGGATACAGTAGAAATTATACCGCTATGCGCCAACAATAACTGGCCACAGGCCAGAGTAGCTAAAGCTTGCTCAATAACTGATATAACCTTCCAATTCCAGTTGCCATGGTAACCGGGCGCTGGTGTGGACGTACCAAAGTAGTCGAAGCGCCCCGGGGCCAGCCTCTCTGGGAGGTGTGAGGCAAACAGGAAGCAGGTGAGGAAGGCGAAGAGGAGGTGGTAACAGTGACTGGGCAGGGCCTCACTGTGACAGCAGCTGCCCCCGCAGCACAAcagcagctacacacacacagagacacacacacatatacaaacccACATAAGATCATTGGCACAAACAGCAGCCAAGAGATTAAAAGATTTAACAACATGTGGTCAAATCTTTATTTATTCTACACAAAATCAGCTTCTAAGTTAATGAGCCAAAAGTCCTGGTCAAAGTATTAAAGAGAGGCATTAATCAGATCTAAACTGTGACATAACAAACAGAATGCAACCCAATTACCGTACAAGCAGACTTTCTGTGAACTCTGTCTATACCTTTTCAAAATAAACTCACTCTGTAAAATAGAGGGATGTTGTCAAAGATGAATGGAAAGACAAATGCCCCTGTCCGGAGAATTTTACTCCGGTGTGGAAACTGCATCTCCAGGAATCTATGAAAAAAAAAAGAGTTAACTTAATGGTTTCAACGACCAGGAGAGTGATGCAGAAAAGTTACAATGGTTTCAACGACCAGGAGAGAAGTTACAATGGTTTCAACGACCAGGAGAGTGATGCATCATGGGTAGGAGACCGTATTGGCTGCCTACCTAGAATAGCAGGACAGGCTGGTGCAGAATAGTGTGTTGCAGATGGCGATGGGCACAAAGTGTTGGTGCAGCCAGCTGTTGACCCAGCAGTCAGGCATCACATAGGAGCTATAAGTTATGGCACAACCtgaacacaaacacaaaaacactgaaaggttcaaaaaaaaaaaaaaacatacaatatCTGAAACTAAAGCTAC contains:
- the LOC109908826 gene encoding membrane progestin receptor delta-like, producing the protein MQWEPGPGEGAQAPAFDCPVWCVLCQGCRARLREACQRGRGAIRLPTDMLSIKLPQLFDIHQVPKVFREDGIISGYRHPQSSALDCILSSFQMTNETVNIWTHFLPTWYFLWRFSVLCSTLNFLSESYTWPLLVYMLLICVYPFTSSCAHTFSTMSPEARHICYFFDYGALSLYSLGCAITYSSYVMPDCWVNSWLHQHFVPIAICNTLFCTSLSCYSRFLEMQFPHRSKILRTGAFVFPFIFDNIPLFYRLLLCCGGSCCHSEALPSHCYHLLFAFLTCFLFASHLPERLAPGRFDYFGHSHQLFHICAVVGTHFQMEAVLADMTSRRAWLIAQAAVPSFLSTLGALALGIILNLGIIGIFSAPLLWNPHHSANHPLTPPTKRKEQ